Proteins encoded in a region of the Triplophysa rosa linkage group LG14, Trosa_1v2, whole genome shotgun sequence genome:
- the ywhae1 gene encoding tyrosine 3-monooxygenase/tryptophan 5-monooxygenase activation protein, epsilon polypeptide 1 isoform X2, with protein MGDRDDLVYQAKLAEQAERYDEMVDSMKKVAGMDVELTVEERNLLSVAYKNVIGARRASWRIISSIEQKEENKGGEDKLKMIREYRQTVETELKSICNDILDVLDKHLIPAANSGESKVFYYKMKGDYHRYLAEFATGNDRKEAAENSLVAYKAASDIAMTDLQPTHPIRLGLALNFSVFYYEILNSPDRACRLAKAAFDDAIAELDTLSEESYKDSTLIMQLLRDNLTLWTSDMQGDGEEQNKEALQDVEDENQ; from the exons AAATGGTTGACTCCATGAAGAAGGTGGCTGGGATGGATGTTGAACTAACGGTTGAGGAAAGAAACCTGCTCTCGGTGGCCTACAAGAATGTCATTGGGGCAAGAAGAGCGTCCTGGAGGATAATCAGTAGTATTGAGCAGAAAGAGGAAAATAAAGGCGGAGAGGACAAATTGAAAATGATTCGGGAATATAGGCAAACG GTTGAGACTGAGTTGAAATCAATCTGCAATGACATCCTTGATGTATTGGACAAGCACCTAATTCCTGCCGCAAATTCAGGAGAGTCCAAGGTCTTCTACTACAAAAT GAAGGGTGACTACCACAGGTATCTCGCTGAGTTTGCCACAGGAAACGACAGGAAGGAGGCTGCAGAAAACAGTTTGGTTGCTTACAAAGCTGCTAGTGATATTGCGATGACGGACCTTCAGCCAACACACCCCATTCGCTTGGGTCTTGCTCTTAACTTCTCTGTATTCTACTATGAAATTCTCAATTCTCCTGACCGCGCGTGCAG GTTGGCAAAGGCGGCATTTGATGATGCTATTGCTGAACTGGACACATTGAGTGAAGAAAGCTACAAGGACTCTACACTCATCATGCAATTGTTACGTGATAACCTGACACTATGGACTTCAGATATGCAGGGAGATG GTGAGGAACAGAATAAAGAGGCGCTGCAAGATGTGGAGGATGAAAACCAATGA
- the ywhae1 gene encoding tyrosine 3-monooxygenase/tryptophan 5-monooxygenase activation protein, epsilon polypeptide 1 isoform X1, which yields MGDRDDLVYQAKLAEQAERYDEMVDSMKKVAGMDVELTVEERNLLSVAYKNVIGARRASWRIISSIEQKEENKGGEDKLKMIREYRQTVETELKSICNDILDVLDKHLIPAANSGESKVFYYKMKGDYHRYLAEFATGNDRKEAAENSLVAYKAASDIAMTDLQPTHPIRLGLALNFSVFYYEILNSPDRACRLAKAAFDDAIAELDTLSEESYKDSTLIMQLLRDNLTLWTSDMQGDGKDGEEQNKEALQDVEDENQ from the exons AAATGGTTGACTCCATGAAGAAGGTGGCTGGGATGGATGTTGAACTAACGGTTGAGGAAAGAAACCTGCTCTCGGTGGCCTACAAGAATGTCATTGGGGCAAGAAGAGCGTCCTGGAGGATAATCAGTAGTATTGAGCAGAAAGAGGAAAATAAAGGCGGAGAGGACAAATTGAAAATGATTCGGGAATATAGGCAAACG GTTGAGACTGAGTTGAAATCAATCTGCAATGACATCCTTGATGTATTGGACAAGCACCTAATTCCTGCCGCAAATTCAGGAGAGTCCAAGGTCTTCTACTACAAAAT GAAGGGTGACTACCACAGGTATCTCGCTGAGTTTGCCACAGGAAACGACAGGAAGGAGGCTGCAGAAAACAGTTTGGTTGCTTACAAAGCTGCTAGTGATATTGCGATGACGGACCTTCAGCCAACACACCCCATTCGCTTGGGTCTTGCTCTTAACTTCTCTGTATTCTACTATGAAATTCTCAATTCTCCTGACCGCGCGTGCAG GTTGGCAAAGGCGGCATTTGATGATGCTATTGCTGAACTGGACACATTGAGTGAAGAAAGCTACAAGGACTCTACACTCATCATGCAATTGTTACGTGATAACCTGACACTATGGACTTCAGATATGCAGGGAGATGGTAAGGATG GTGAGGAACAGAATAAAGAGGCGCTGCAAGATGTGGAGGATGAAAACCAATGA